One segment of Hyphomicrobiales bacterium DNA contains the following:
- a CDS encoding zinc-binding dehydrogenase, whose product MRAMVTIGHGGFDKLVWHEAWPRPEPRQGEVLIRVGACGLNNTDINTRTGWYSKAVKGGTCGEGAERNAGDDPSWGGATISFPRIQGADVCGEIVAVGAGVDASRIGERIITDNWLRDPADPHDKGKAGYFGSERDGGFAEYCTIPAANALPVRSSLSDAELATFSCSYSTAEGMLTRAAVTSADSVLVPGASGGVGGALVQLAKHRGARVIAMASEAKHSEVQALAPDRLLSRAPDDLRAALGGERITVVADVVGGPTWAGLIDVLERGGRYVTAGAIAGPIVPLDLRTLYLRDLTFFGSTVIDPGVMPRLVQLIETGAVRPMLAATYPLRELTQAQRAFTAKTHSGNIVVIP is encoded by the coding sequence ATGCGCGCCATGGTGACGATCGGCCACGGCGGCTTCGACAAGCTGGTCTGGCACGAGGCCTGGCCGCGCCCGGAGCCGAGGCAGGGTGAAGTCCTGATCCGTGTCGGAGCCTGCGGCCTCAACAACACCGACATCAATACGCGCACGGGATGGTATTCCAAGGCCGTAAAGGGCGGGACCTGCGGCGAGGGCGCAGAGCGCAACGCCGGCGACGACCCGAGCTGGGGTGGTGCGACGATAAGCTTCCCCCGCATCCAGGGCGCCGACGTCTGCGGCGAGATCGTCGCGGTCGGCGCAGGTGTCGATGCCTCGCGCATCGGCGAGCGGATCATCACGGACAACTGGCTGCGCGATCCTGCCGATCCGCACGACAAAGGAAAGGCCGGCTATTTCGGCTCCGAACGGGATGGGGGATTCGCCGAATACTGCACGATCCCAGCCGCCAATGCGCTGCCCGTGCGCTCGTCGCTCAGCGATGCCGAATTGGCGACGTTCTCGTGTTCCTATTCCACCGCCGAAGGCATGCTGACTCGGGCCGCGGTAACGTCGGCAGACTCGGTGCTGGTGCCCGGTGCCTCGGGCGGCGTCGGAGGCGCGCTCGTGCAGCTCGCCAAGCATCGCGGTGCCCGTGTCATTGCGATGGCTTCCGAAGCCAAGCACAGCGAAGTCCAGGCGCTGGCCCCGGATCGGCTTTTGTCCCGTGCCCCGGACGACCTGCGCGCGGCACTCGGCGGCGAGCGCATCACTGTCGTTGCGGACGTGGTCGGCGGGCCGACCTGGGCGGGCCTCATCGACGTGCTCGAGCGCGGTGGTCGCTATGTCACCGCCGGCGCGATCGCCGGACCCATCGTGCCGCTCGACCTGCGCACACTTTATCTCCGCGATTTGACCTTCTTCGGCTCGACCGTGATCGATCCTGGCGTGATGCCGCGCCTCGTCCAGCTCATCGAGACCGGTGCCGTCCGTCCGATGCTGGCTGCAACCTATCCCCTCCGAGAACTCACGCAGGCACAGCGGGCCTTCACCGCAAAGACGCATTCCGGAAACATCGTCGTCATCCCCTAG
- a CDS encoding mandelate racemase, whose amino-acid sequence MKITKLSIWHVPLTSHVAYHMAGGKTCDTVTSAILRLDTDAGVSGWGEVCPIPRYLPAYAEGVAPALSHLAPVVLGADPVGPEALMSEVDAALQGHVYAKSILDMALWDITARAAGLPLYRLLGGRQVADMPLYHSITCVAPDDMARMAREALREGIGQFQVKLGADNDWQADVARLRLVREAVGDGPLVYGDWNCGATRLEATRVGRAVADLDIMMEQPCPTLEDCAAVRAATGLAMKIDELAHDTASLLAAHRLGCMDAVAIKLSKFGGISASRRARDLCLHLGARMCIEDTWGSDVTTAALLHLAAATPARALLNTCDLSGYVAPRLDPSAPVRRAGRIAPPEGPGLGVTPDLEQLGPPVADYAI is encoded by the coding sequence ATGAAGATCACGAAGCTCTCGATCTGGCATGTGCCGCTGACCAGCCACGTCGCCTACCACATGGCAGGCGGCAAGACATGCGACACGGTGACGTCCGCCATCCTCAGGTTGGACACGGATGCCGGGGTGTCGGGCTGGGGCGAGGTCTGCCCCATTCCACGCTATCTGCCCGCCTATGCCGAGGGAGTGGCCCCGGCGCTCTCCCATCTGGCGCCCGTCGTGCTCGGTGCGGACCCGGTCGGCCCCGAAGCCCTCATGAGCGAGGTCGATGCGGCCCTTCAGGGGCACGTCTATGCGAAATCCATCCTCGACATGGCGCTCTGGGACATCACCGCACGAGCCGCTGGTCTGCCGCTTTATCGCCTTCTCGGGGGCCGTCAGGTCGCCGACATGCCGCTCTATCATTCCATCACGTGCGTTGCTCCCGATGACATGGCGCGGATGGCCCGCGAGGCGCTGCGGGAGGGCATAGGGCAGTTCCAGGTCAAGCTTGGTGCCGACAACGACTGGCAGGCCGATGTCGCCCGCTTGCGGCTCGTGCGCGAGGCGGTCGGCGACGGGCCGCTGGTCTATGGGGACTGGAACTGCGGAGCAACGCGCCTCGAGGCAACGCGCGTCGGTCGCGCCGTCGCCGATCTCGACATCATGATGGAGCAACCCTGCCCGACGCTCGAGGATTGTGCGGCTGTACGGGCGGCAACCGGGCTTGCCATGAAGATCGACGAACTCGCCCACGATACCGCCTCGCTCCTTGCGGCTCACCGTCTCGGCTGCATGGATGCCGTTGCGATCAAGCTCTCGAAGTTCGGTGGCATCTCGGCGTCGCGGCGCGCGCGCGATCTCTGCCTCCACCTCGGTGCCAGGATGTGCATCGAGGACACCTGGGGCTCGGACGTTACGACCGCCGCATTGCTGCATCTGGCTGCAGCGACACCGGCCCGAGCGCTCCTCAATACCTGCGACCTTTCGGGCTACGTTGCCCCGCGCCTCGATCCCTCGGCACCCGTTCGCCGGGCGGGCCGCATTGCGCCGCCCGAGGGGCCGGGCCTTGGTGTGACGCCGGACCTCGAGCAACTCGGTCCGCCCGTCGCCGACTATGCTATTTGA
- a CDS encoding SIS domain-containing protein yields MNRTNVPNVASALRSQELLASLQAQRQGMTPELAKAAAFVLEHPNEIGISSIRQLAMRAGVKPNTLVRLAHVAGFPSFEAMREVFRAEIRCGRETYPDRARWLQSISRRGELGSLYAETASSSIDNLEGFFAATDHARIAGAARAIVAARRTYVLGVGVANPVAQNFAYLAGMAIDGVRALPNGGTLPIDGLARADHRDLLIAMTFRPYRREVVDAVTIARQQRVPLVAISDSPACPIMADAQHRFIVATETPQFFTSTVALTAFFELLTAFVIAEAGDEVVASIDSFHAKRHALGIYVNDDEEDEG; encoded by the coding sequence ATGAATCGAACAAACGTACCAAATGTCGCGAGCGCACTCCGTAGCCAGGAGCTGCTCGCCAGCCTGCAGGCACAGCGCCAAGGCATGACGCCGGAGCTGGCGAAAGCGGCCGCGTTCGTGCTCGAGCATCCCAACGAGATCGGGATCAGCTCCATCCGCCAACTCGCGATGCGCGCCGGGGTCAAGCCGAACACCCTCGTGCGCCTCGCACATGTCGCCGGCTTTCCGAGCTTCGAAGCGATGCGTGAGGTCTTCCGCGCCGAGATCCGCTGCGGCCGCGAGACCTATCCCGACCGGGCCCGATGGCTACAGTCCATCTCGCGGCGCGGCGAACTGGGCAGCCTCTATGCCGAGACGGCATCCAGCTCGATCGACAATCTCGAAGGCTTCTTTGCCGCGACGGATCACGCGAGGATCGCTGGAGCCGCGCGCGCGATCGTGGCGGCCCGGCGGACCTATGTGCTCGGGGTCGGGGTCGCAAATCCGGTCGCGCAGAACTTCGCTTACCTTGCCGGCATGGCGATCGATGGGGTCAGGGCGCTGCCGAACGGCGGAACGCTGCCGATCGACGGCCTCGCCAGGGCCGACCATCGCGACCTTCTCATCGCAATGACCTTCCGGCCCTACCGGCGTGAGGTCGTCGATGCCGTGACGATCGCGCGCCAGCAGCGGGTGCCGCTCGTCGCCATCTCCGACAGCCCGGCCTGTCCGATCATGGCCGATGCGCAGCACCGCTTCATCGTGGCGACCGAGACACCGCAATTCTTCACCTCGACGGTCGCCCTGACGGCCTTTTTCGAACTGCTCACCGCATTCGTCATCGCGGAAGCCGGCGACGAGGTCGTCGCCAGCATCGATTCCTTCCATGCGAAACGCCATGCCCTCGGCATCTACGTGAACGATGATGAGGAGGACGAGGGATGA
- a CDS encoding mandelate racemase, which produces MRITRISVYRIDLPLEHPYWLSAGRLKFEVLDATFVKLETDEGLVGWGEGTPWGHTYLPAHGPGIRAGIGTMAPFVLGLDPRRVLDVERAMDLALPGHLYAKAPIDMACWDIAGQAAGLPIADLMGGGSRTPRPIASSVGAKTIEETREVIERYRARGYVTHSIKIGGNVGRDIARVRDVESIRQPGEIMLYDANRGWSRAQALKVMRATDDLDVTFEQPCETLDDIAAISGKHAAPVSVDESLVTLQDATRIARDGIAELFGIKLNRVGGLTKAARMRDVALAHGIEMFVMATGGTVLADTEALHLAATIPDESCRAVWACQDMLTVDVAGGRGPRNTSGHLELPETPGLGVHPDEEVLGEPEAVYA; this is translated from the coding sequence TTGAGGATCACGAGGATCAGCGTCTATCGCATCGACCTGCCGCTCGAGCACCCCTACTGGCTCTCGGCCGGCCGCCTCAAGTTCGAGGTCCTCGATGCCACGTTCGTCAAGCTCGAGACCGACGAGGGGCTGGTCGGTTGGGGGGAGGGCACGCCCTGGGGCCACACGTATCTGCCGGCGCATGGACCAGGCATTCGCGCCGGCATAGGGACCATGGCCCCGTTCGTCCTCGGCCTCGATCCGCGCCGGGTCCTCGATGTCGAGCGCGCGATGGACCTCGCGCTGCCGGGGCACCTCTATGCCAAGGCGCCCATCGACATGGCCTGCTGGGACATCGCCGGCCAGGCGGCGGGCCTGCCGATCGCCGACCTTATGGGCGGCGGTTCGCGCACGCCGAGGCCGATTGCCTCCTCGGTCGGGGCCAAGACCATCGAGGAGACGCGCGAGGTGATCGAGCGCTACCGGGCGCGCGGCTACGTCACCCACTCGATCAAGATCGGCGGAAACGTCGGCCGCGACATCGCCCGGGTCCGCGACGTCGAGAGCATCCGCCAGCCCGGCGAGATCATGCTCTACGACGCCAACCGCGGCTGGAGCCGGGCGCAGGCGCTCAAGGTTATGCGCGCGACCGACGACCTCGACGTCACCTTCGAGCAGCCCTGCGAAACGCTCGACGATATCGCCGCCATTTCCGGCAAGCATGCCGCTCCCGTCTCGGTCGACGAGAGCCTCGTGACCCTCCAGGATGCCACGCGCATCGCCCGCGACGGGATCGCGGAGCTTTTCGGCATCAAGCTCAACCGCGTCGGCGGGCTCACGAAGGCGGCGCGGATGCGTGACGTCGCCCTTGCGCACGGCATCGAGATGTTCGTGATGGCGACGGGTGGCACCGTGCTTGCCGACACCGAGGCGCTCCATCTCGCCGCGACCATCCCCGACGAGAGCTGCCGGGCGGTCTGGGCCTGCCAGGACATGCTCACGGTCGATGTCGCCGGCGGCCGCGGGCCGCGGAACACGTCTGGCCACCTTGAACTCCCCGAAACCCCGGGCCTCGGGGTCCATCCGGACGAGGAGGTGCTCGGGGAACCGGAGGCGGTTTACGCATGA
- a CDS encoding alpha/beta fold hydrolase encodes MNDGWHDIFFTVRDGLRLHARHYPAHASPRRPLVCLPGLTRNARDFHRIAERLSDPNRHRRAVYALDYRGRGLSDHDPDWKNYSPYIEALDVLDFLSMQRLHDVAILGTSRGGIIAMIIATLRPTAIGAAILNDIGPVIERDGLARIIGYVGKVPVPETWQEARDLVREMNRRDFPSLSNDDWMAVARQMFNDDNGAPASSYDRALSRAFSNLDLEGPIPQMWPQFRALARNPVLAIRGANSDILSEATLERMVAEAPDLRAHRVAGEGHAPLLRDAPTITAIEEFLFKTDERRLGHLPSATVAA; translated from the coding sequence ATGAATGACGGCTGGCACGACATCTTCTTTACGGTCCGCGACGGCCTTCGACTGCACGCCCGCCATTATCCGGCCCACGCCAGCCCGCGCCGTCCGCTCGTCTGTCTGCCGGGGCTGACGCGCAACGCCCGCGATTTTCATCGCATCGCGGAGCGTCTCAGCGATCCCAACCGGCACAGGCGCGCCGTCTATGCGCTCGACTATCGCGGCCGCGGCCTTTCGGACCACGACCCGGATTGGAAGAATTATTCACCCTATATCGAGGCGCTCGACGTTCTCGATTTCCTTTCCATGCAGCGCCTGCACGACGTTGCCATCCTCGGCACTTCGCGCGGTGGCATCATCGCAATGATCATCGCCACGCTGCGCCCGACGGCGATCGGGGCGGCCATTCTCAACGACATCGGCCCTGTGATCGAGCGCGACGGTCTCGCGCGCATCATCGGCTACGTCGGCAAGGTGCCGGTGCCGGAGACCTGGCAGGAGGCGCGCGATCTCGTCAGGGAAATGAACCGCCGGGATTTTCCGTCTCTTTCGAACGACGACTGGATGGCCGTCGCCCGCCAGATGTTCAACGACGACAACGGCGCGCCGGCATCGAGCTACGACCGGGCCCTCTCGCGGGCCTTCAGCAACCTCGATCTCGAGGGGCCGATCCCGCAAATGTGGCCGCAGTTCCGGGCGCTGGCGCGCAACCCGGTGCTCGCCATTCGTGGCGCCAACTCCGACATCCTCAGCGAGGCAACCCTCGAGCGCATGGTTGCCGAAGCTCCAGACCTTCGTGCGCACCGCGTGGCCGGCGAAGGGCATGCGCCGCTCCTTCGTGATGCTCCCACCATCACCGCGATCGAGGAGTTCCTGTTCAAGACCGACGAGCGGCGCCTCGGCCACCTCCCGAGCGCGACGGTTGCCGCCTGA
- a CDS encoding FAD-dependent oxidoreductase, producing MVPEQARVVVIGGGIMGCGLAYHLAHEGWRDVVLLEKGELTSGSTWHAAGQITHSTSSFALGKCVGYNIDLYSKILEAETGQSVTWHGCGSLRLAYTDDELDWLHQTISVGRGLGFAMEIVGPERIRALHPFYNLQGVKAALHTPDDGHVDPAGAAFALAKGARQLGARVIRQCRVTGVARTAGGEWLVETEAGTIRCEHIVNAAGTYARQIALWSGYDLPTTSMTHHYLITETVPEFRDLERELPVVRDDRLVSGYVRMEQKSGLIGIYEKANPNTVWDEHCPWEAENELFEPDYDRIMPWLENAMGRMPVLASLGIKRAVHGAISHPPDGNPLIGPAPNLANYWCCCGTQIGIGWGPGLTRELARWMVHGAGDINMREFDPRRFGPYATKAWQIVKAKEDYLLRHEVPFPHFNRLAGRPVKTSPMYADLIAEGAVCEEVHGWERPRWFAPEGTEARDIYGFRRTRLHEIVRAEVRAVRERAGIMDISAFTKVEVAGPGAAAFLDRLVANRLPGKPGRITLTHFLNDHGRIELEATVARLASDRYYVVSAAFFEQRLMDLLQAAEPAGDVVITNRSLEWAALALNGPASRDILSTVTDADLTNAAFPWLTAREITIAGRSVWALRMSYAGELGWELHGERDAIHEAFRAIKSAGRPHGLANYGSFAMNSMRMEKAFKGAVELTNEVTLPEADVMRFVTLDKEFRGRAATAAATAAPLRWVCAYLEIDGDGRSDGNGGEAVLAAGRQVGTISSVAWGHGVDRLLAFAYVRPEHAAPGTPLEVVVMGEARPARVLGAPAYDPSGARPRANTRG from the coding sequence ATGGTTCCCGAACAGGCCCGGGTCGTCGTCATCGGTGGTGGCATCATGGGCTGCGGGCTTGCCTACCACCTCGCCCACGAGGGCTGGCGCGATGTCGTCCTCCTCGAAAAAGGGGAACTGACGAGCGGCTCGACGTGGCATGCGGCCGGCCAGATAACGCATTCGACCTCGAGCTTCGCCCTCGGGAAATGCGTCGGCTACAACATCGATCTCTACTCGAAAATCCTCGAAGCCGAGACCGGCCAGAGCGTGACGTGGCACGGCTGCGGCTCGCTCAGGCTCGCATACACGGACGACGAACTCGATTGGCTGCACCAGACGATCTCGGTCGGTCGCGGTCTCGGATTCGCGATGGAAATCGTCGGACCCGAGCGCATCCGCGCGCTGCACCCCTTCTACAACCTCCAAGGCGTCAAGGCGGCGCTCCACACCCCGGACGATGGTCACGTCGATCCGGCTGGCGCGGCCTTCGCGCTCGCCAAGGGGGCGCGGCAGCTCGGCGCCCGGGTGATCCGCCAGTGCCGCGTGACGGGGGTCGCCCGGACGGCAGGAGGGGAATGGCTGGTCGAGACCGAAGCCGGCACCATCCGCTGCGAGCACATCGTCAACGCCGCCGGCACCTATGCCCGCCAGATCGCCCTCTGGTCCGGCTACGACCTGCCGACCACCTCGATGACACACCACTATCTCATCACCGAAACGGTGCCCGAGTTCCGCGATCTCGAGCGCGAACTGCCCGTCGTGCGCGACGACCGGCTCGTGTCGGGTTACGTACGGATGGAGCAGAAGTCGGGGCTCATCGGCATCTACGAGAAGGCCAACCCCAACACGGTCTGGGACGAGCATTGCCCGTGGGAGGCCGAGAACGAACTCTTCGAGCCCGACTACGACCGCATCATGCCGTGGCTCGAGAATGCCATGGGGCGGATGCCCGTCCTCGCATCGCTCGGCATCAAGCGGGCGGTGCACGGTGCCATCAGCCATCCCCCGGATGGCAATCCCCTGATCGGCCCCGCCCCAAATCTTGCCAACTACTGGTGCTGCTGCGGCACACAGATCGGTATCGGCTGGGGCCCCGGCCTGACGCGCGAGCTGGCGCGCTGGATGGTGCATGGGGCGGGCGACATCAACATGCGCGAGTTCGACCCGCGCCGTTTCGGTCCCTACGCGACCAAGGCGTGGCAGATCGTCAAGGCCAAGGAGGATTATCTCCTGCGCCACGAGGTGCCCTTCCCCCACTTCAACCGTCTCGCGGGCCGGCCCGTCAAGACCTCGCCGATGTATGCCGATCTCATTGCCGAGGGGGCGGTCTGCGAGGAAGTTCACGGCTGGGAACGGCCGCGTTGGTTCGCGCCCGAGGGCACTGAGGCGCGCGACATCTACGGCTTTCGCCGCACCCGCCTGCACGAGATCGTGCGGGCCGAGGTGCGCGCCGTGCGCGAGCGTGCCGGGATCATGGACATTTCCGCTTTCACGAAGGTCGAGGTGGCAGGCCCCGGCGCCGCCGCCTTCCTCGACCGCCTCGTGGCGAACCGGCTGCCCGGCAAGCCTGGGCGCATCACGCTGACGCATTTTCTCAACGATCACGGACGCATCGAACTCGAGGCGACGGTGGCACGCCTCGCCAGCGATCGGTATTATGTCGTCTCGGCGGCCTTTTTCGAGCAGCGGCTCATGGACCTGCTTCAAGCAGCGGAGCCGGCTGGCGACGTCGTCATCACCAACCGCTCGCTGGAGTGGGCGGCCCTTGCATTGAACGGACCGGCCTCGCGCGACATTCTCTCCACGGTCACCGACGCCGACCTCACGAATGCCGCCTTTCCCTGGCTCACGGCCCGCGAGATCACCATCGCCGGTCGGAGCGTCTGGGCATTGCGCATGTCCTATGCGGGTGAACTCGGCTGGGAGCTGCATGGCGAGCGCGATGCGATCCACGAGGCGTTCCGCGCGATCAAGTCGGCCGGGCGCCCGCACGGTCTCGCCAACTACGGCTCCTTCGCGATGAACTCCATGCGGATGGAAAAGGCATTCAAGGGTGCCGTTGAACTGACCAACGAGGTCACGCTGCCCGAGGCGGACGTGATGCGCTTCGTCACCCTCGACAAGGAGTTCCGTGGAAGGGCGGCGACGGCCGCGGCGACGGCAGCACCGCTGCGCTGGGTCTGTGCATACCTCGAGATCGACGGCGATGGGCGCTCGGACGGCAACGGCGGCGAGGCGGTGCTGGCCGCAGGCAGGCAGGTCGGCACGATTTCCTCCGTCGCCTGGGGGCACGGTGTCGACCGCCTGCTGGCCTTTGCCTATGTGCGCCCCGAACATGCGGCGCCGGGAACCCCGCTGGAGGTCGTCGTCATGGGTGAGGCTCGACCCGCGCGGGTGCTCGGCGCGCCTGCTTACGATCCATCCGGCGCCCGACCGCGCGCGAACACAAGAGGATAG
- a CDS encoding transglycosylase SLT domain-containing protein has product MRATRAGHALRRLAIAALVAMVVAAALLVASPALREHVVEGIERAGELAGVHIRTPNLEERLASAPDAVATYDAAVAPLLRASQSAAALEALRDALDAARRGELIKARELDDPLARQLATWLALRQSSGNAGFEELDRFIAANPGWPTGRLADLAEARLLTAAPPAEAVMRHFAAAPPRSLAGHVILARAALEAGDRELALTHARRALLDPALGAQLEASLLDAFGGLLAPADLALRVDIHLMEAARSRASRKRHTAAAGRLIALLPEDSRAPFNARIARLEGAKDAEGLVAALGDEARATPGFAFEEALRLRRAEKKPEAWRVLAAAVATGAPLANGERWWRELRINAFEALQAGDIATAYALADVEVELPIESKLDQHVTAGWIALRLLADPSRAEPHFRALGAAANGPASRSESAYWLARLHEARGEGEPALEQARRAAREFSTFYGQMALERLSPQERRANLPLREALTRSAVDRFRASEPVRAVALASAAGRADVARLLLTDIRGASEDGPELALLAHLATRLGDIQMGVRIAKKGLFHGHKVVYWAYPVDRLPDYEPLRAPPEEAILYAIARQESEFNTEIESTAGAKGLLQVMPATARHVCRQHAIACPIDQLRSDPAFNLRLASAYLSELIEGFDGSYILAIAGYNAGPGRARGWIRENGDPRKAGIDPIDWIERISYLETREYVKKVMANLQIYRALLGDPGRDGRIADDLARARSAS; this is encoded by the coding sequence ATGCGAGCCACTCGAGCAGGGCACGCGCTGAGACGGTTGGCGATCGCCGCGCTCGTGGCCATGGTCGTTGCCGCCGCTCTCCTGGTCGCGAGCCCGGCCCTGCGCGAACACGTCGTCGAGGGGATCGAACGGGCGGGCGAACTGGCAGGTGTGCACATTCGGACACCGAATCTCGAGGAGCGCCTCGCCAGTGCGCCCGACGCGGTCGCCACCTACGACGCCGCCGTCGCTCCTCTCCTGCGGGCCTCGCAAAGCGCGGCCGCGCTCGAAGCCCTGCGTGACGCGCTCGATGCGGCACGGCGCGGTGAGTTGATCAAGGCCCGCGAACTCGACGATCCGCTCGCACGCCAGCTCGCAACCTGGCTCGCACTCCGTCAGTCGTCAGGCAACGCGGGGTTCGAGGAGCTGGACCGATTCATCGCCGCGAACCCCGGCTGGCCGACCGGACGTCTCGCCGATCTCGCCGAAGCACGCCTGCTCACTGCCGCGCCACCGGCCGAGGCGGTCATGCGCCACTTCGCCGCCGCCCCACCACGCTCGCTCGCCGGCCACGTCATTCTCGCGCGCGCTGCACTCGAGGCCGGTGACCGCGAACTGGCGCTGACGCACGCCCGCCGAGCCTTGCTCGATCCCGCCCTCGGCGCGCAGCTCGAGGCCAGCCTGCTCGATGCTTTCGGCGGCCTCCTCGCGCCAGCCGACCTCGCCCTACGCGTCGATATCCACCTGATGGAGGCGGCCCGTTCGCGGGCCTCGCGCAAGAGGCATACGGCCGCTGCCGGGCGGCTCATCGCGCTGCTGCCCGAAGACTCGCGCGCGCCTTTCAACGCCCGTATCGCCCGTCTCGAGGGCGCAAAGGACGCGGAAGGCCTCGTTGCCGCGCTCGGCGACGAGGCCCGCGCGACGCCCGGTTTCGCCTTCGAGGAGGCACTGCGGCTGCGCCGCGCCGAAAAGAAGCCTGAGGCATGGCGTGTCCTTGCCGCCGCCGTTGCGACAGGCGCCCCGCTCGCGAATGGCGAACGCTGGTGGCGTGAGCTACGGATCAACGCATTCGAAGCGCTGCAGGCGGGCGACATCGCGACCGCCTACGCGCTCGCCGACGTCGAGGTCGAGTTGCCGATCGAATCGAAGCTCGACCAGCACGTCACGGCCGGCTGGATCGCGCTCCGCCTACTCGCCGATCCGAGCCGCGCGGAGCCGCACTTCAGAGCCCTCGGAGCCGCCGCCAACGGCCCGGCGTCGCGCTCGGAATCGGCCTATTGGCTGGCCCGGCTCCACGAAGCGCGCGGCGAAGGCGAACCGGCACTCGAGCAGGCGCGTCGCGCGGCCCGCGAGTTCTCCACATTCTATGGCCAGATGGCGCTCGAGCGCCTGTCGCCGCAGGAGCGGCGCGCCAACCTGCCGCTTCGCGAGGCGCTGACGCGCTCGGCGGTCGACCGGTTCCGGGCGAGCGAACCGGTGCGCGCGGTCGCTCTCGCCTCGGCCGCCGGGCGAGCCGACGTCGCGCGGCTGCTGCTGACCGACATCAGGGGGGCATCCGAGGATGGTCCCGAACTCGCGCTGCTCGCGCATCTCGCAACGCGGCTCGGCGACATCCAGATGGGCGTGCGGATCGCCAAGAAGGGGCTCTTTCACGGGCACAAGGTCGTGTACTGGGCCTATCCGGTCGATCGCCTTCCGGATTATGAGCCGCTGCGCGCACCACCCGAGGAGGCGATCCTCTATGCGATCGCCCGCCAGGAAAGCGAATTCAACACCGAGATCGAATCGACGGCCGGCGCCAAGGGCCTCCTCCAGGTGATGCCGGCAACCGCTCGCCACGTCTGCCGCCAGCACGCGATCGCTTGCCCGATCGACCAGCTGCGGAGCGACCCGGCGTTCAACCTGCGGTTGGCCAGCGCCTACCTCTCCGAGCTGATCGAGGGCTTCGACGGCTCCTACATCCTGGCGATCGCCGGCTATAATGCGGGACCCGGCCGGGCTCGCGGCTGGATCAGGGAGAACGGCGACCCGCGCAAGGCGGGCATCGATCCGATCGATTGGATCGAGCGCATCAGCTACCTCGAGACCCGTGAATACGTGAAGAAGGTGATGGCCAACCTCCAGATCTACCGCGCGCTGCTCGGCGATCCGGGGCGCGACGGACGCATCGCCGACGACCTCGCGCGCGCCCGCAGCGCAAGCTGA
- a CDS encoding mandelate racemase translates to MKITRVRVFRTDLPYVGGAYVWGAGNAITVARASVVVIDTDSGLQGCGEFTPCGDNYMVAHSEGVEAAARILAPVLLGVDPRQVARIERLMDATIQGHGYAKAPFDAACWDILGQSLGAPVWLLLGGKLTDGAPMYRVAPQKETKETIAEMNDYRAQGYRQFQIKVGGDWASDIERIRSTVALLEPGERALADANQGWRVDNAIRVARATRDLDFILEQPCHSYEECQQVRRVAEQPLKLDECVTGMAAAQRIVADRGAEICCLKISNLGGLSKARRVRDFLVDNRIPVVAEDTWGGEITSATLAHFAASTPPEYLQNTTDLMNYNTRSTGIGGPSAKEGKLYATDTPGLGVRPDFESLGGAVASYGEPN, encoded by the coding sequence ATGAAGATCACTCGGGTTCGCGTCTTCAGAACCGACCTGCCCTATGTCGGAGGCGCCTACGTCTGGGGGGCGGGAAATGCGATCACCGTGGCACGTGCAAGCGTCGTGGTAATCGACACGGATTCCGGCCTCCAGGGCTGCGGCGAGTTTACACCGTGCGGGGACAATTACATGGTCGCCCACTCGGAGGGCGTCGAGGCGGCCGCTCGCATCCTTGCCCCTGTCCTGCTCGGTGTGGACCCCCGCCAGGTCGCGCGTATCGAGCGGCTCATGGATGCCACCATCCAGGGACACGGCTATGCCAAGGCTCCGTTCGACGCGGCTTGCTGGGACATTCTCGGCCAATCGCTCGGCGCGCCGGTCTGGCTCTTGCTCGGCGGCAAGCTCACCGACGGGGCGCCCATGTACCGGGTGGCGCCACAGAAGGAGACCAAGGAGACGATCGCGGAGATGAACGACTACCGCGCCCAGGGGTATCGCCAGTTCCAGATCAAGGTCGGTGGCGACTGGGCGAGCGATATCGAACGCATCCGCTCAACGGTTGCGCTCCTCGAGCCGGGCGAAAGGGCGCTCGCTGACGCGAACCAGGGCTGGCGTGTCGATAACGCGATCCGCGTCGCCCGCGCCACGCGCGATCTCGATTTCATCCTCGAGCAACCGTGCCACAGCTACGAGGAGTGCCAGCAGGTGCGGCGGGTCGCCGAGCAGCCGCTGAAGCTCGATGAATGCGTGACAGGAATGGCGGCGGCACAGCGCATCGTCGCCGATCGCGGCGCGGAGATCTGCTGCCTCAAAATCTCGAACCTCGGTGGTCTCTCCAAGGCGCGACGCGTCCGTGACTTCCTCGTCGACAATCGCATCCCCGTCGTTGCCGAGGATACCTGGGGTGGCGAGATCACGTCGGCGACCTTGGCGCATTTCGCAGCATCGACACCGCCGGAATACCTCCAGAACACGACGGACCTCATGAACTACAACACCCGTTCGACCGGGATCGGCGGCCCATCGGCAAAGGAGGGCAAGCTCTATGCCACCGACACGCCCGGGCTCGGCGTGAGACCGGATTTCGAGAGCCTCGGTGGCGCCGTTGCGAGCTATGGAGAACCGAATTGA